In Granulicella mallensis MP5ACTX8, the sequence GCTCAATCTTCGGTATCGTCTCTGGAGTCGCCGGGGCCACTCTCGGAAAAGGTCACTATGTGCTTATCGCGGGTCTCGCAGGAATGGTGGGAAGTGCTTTATCCACTGGCACAGGAGCTTACCTCACTTCCCGGAGCGAGCGGGAACTCTATGACGCTGGACTGATGCGGGAACGAAAGGCCGTTGATTACGACGAATCGGAAGCGCGCGAAGTCTTGGCGCTGAGTCTGCAGGTCCGCGGCCTTCCAGAAGATGTCGCAGGAAGGTTGGCCCACTTACTAGCTGAGAACAAAGAGGGGTTCGTGAAAGCGCTTACGCGTATCGGAGCGAACCTTTCAGAGGAAAATCTCAGCAATCCCTGGGTTGCAGCCTTGACCGGATTTACCGCGACAGCGGTTGGTGCTTTCGTTCCGATCATCCCGTTCTTCTTTTTGTCAGGTGTTCCAGCAATCGCACTCGCAGCAGTCGTCTCTTTGTCGGCCCATTTCGCAGTTGGCGCTACAAGATCGCTCATGACCGTACGGCCCTGGTGGCGATCTGGCCTTGAACTAACGGCCTTTGGAGCCGTCGAAGGTATTATCACGTTCTCCATCGGAGTTGTCTTGGGGCGATTAGTCGGTACACACTAATTGCTCGCCGAAGCCCGGACCGAAGACCTCCTACGGCTCGGACTCAAGCACAGTCAAGGTTTTCCCGGTGGAACTAGCGAGGAGAGAATCGGCGGTGACAACCAGGGTCACGCCAGGCGTGAGTACGCCGTCTAGCGCTTTACGGAAAGCATCGGGCATTGTTACTCTTGCGCGCTCTGAGGCCGGAAGCTCACGATTCCCCTCCCAGCTTTGTCCGGGAAGCGGCAATTGCAACCAATGGAATCCCTGTGGATCTACCTTCGAAAGACTGTAGGCCGTTGTTTCAGACACCGCGCCCGCGATAGTCACTGGCGCAGAGCCGATTAAAATCCCGTTGCGAAGAACAACCAATCGATGGTCTGGTGCGCTCAAGATGACAGATACAGGACCTGATAGGGACTTCTGAGGTTCCCAGATAGCGCCGCCCGCATCTTCCGCTTTCGTCGCAGCCTCGCTCTGCAATAAATCCGGAGTTGGAGCCAGTCGAGGAACTGCGTCCAAGTCAGTGATCACCACGGTCATCCCCCGCTCAGTCGTTCCGTACAAGAGCTTCGCAAAGACCAGCGGCATTCGGATGCAACCGTGTGACGCTGGATATCCGGGTAAGTTTCCCGCGTGCATCGCAACGCCTGACCACGTCAGGCGCTGCATGTATGGCATCGGTGCGGAGTCATAGAGATTGGATTTGTGATGCACCTGCTTTTGCAGGACCGTGAACACGCCCGTTGGTGTCTGATGGCCAGGCTTTCCCGTCGAAGCCGTGGCTGCGCCGATTAGAACGCCATTGCGATAGACATAGACACGCTGAGACGTAAGGCTGATCACAGCCAGTACTGATCCAGATGGTGCGACCATCGGAGCCCAAAGATACTGTCCTGGCTTTAGTGCCTGAATGCCATCCGCCAGATTCGAAGCCAAAGGGCTGGAGACCTGCTCCCATATCGATGGTGCATACGTGCTTATGGACGCAAACCCGCCGGCGACATACCAGATGAACTTTCGTCTGGATTCTCTTGATTCCACTTCACGCTCCATTCAGCTGACCAATAGATCGATATGCATTCGCAGAGCCGTGGCAAAGGCTCATTCGCATCCCTAGCAAACCAAAGCACTCACACGGTATCGAGTAGGTGCGGTCCAAGCAAGGTTTGACACCTCTGAGATCGTCCAATGCTGGCACCCCTGCCAAGATAAGTAGAACTATCGCCAGGGGGGAGCCTAAATAGAAAGCCGACGTGACGAAATCCCAGCATCCCGATAACACCCCCATTCTGAGTCCGCTCGTGGCCTGTGAGTTTCCGCAGATAGTTGAATGGCATTCCAATTCCATTCCAGCTCGTTCAAACCAGATGAGGCGAGATTTCGTCAGATGGCACATCCCTTCCGGTAGGAGAGTGCTCTAAAGTCGATATCACCGCCTTCGATGGATCGCTCTCTGCGGGTCCTTTGTGCAGCGAAATCCAACCCAACCCCGAGAGGCTAAGAGATTGCGGTCCAATACTCGTACGGGAAGGAACTCGCCGACCCGAGAAATCTTGGGTTAGACAGAATAGAGTTTCGAGCAATTGTTCGGGGCGGCAGTGATGATCAATCGATTCGTCATAGAGGTGATCGTCTAGATTCAAAGGTGACATTCCGAAGATGAGGATTCGAGCGTTCGGATAGTAGAGTCGAATTTCCTGGGCCAGCTTACTGACGATCGAAGCCCCTAGACTGCGGCTAAGAATGGCCACCCTGATGTCAGTTTCCCGTATGTCAGGTGCAGGAACCGCCTCGCTGGAAGCGGCGACACGGTAGTCAGCTGCTGAAAGTAACTGAGC encodes:
- a CDS encoding VIT1/CCC1 transporter family protein — translated: MLALLQTNWQAEMEDYATYRALASRESDSRRRNVMRGLAAAERHHAYLWADEISAIDGPTLIYSGDANGRADLLSKGVGGIDAELRQLRIHERSEIERYSKQTLNLTNEACQKILLEVIADENDHYKTLSGLIRARPPLPAMDGSQARTALAALLAARKKRHPEAAGWLNDAIYAAHDGLGSIFGIVSGVAGATLGKGHYVLIAGLAGMVGSALSTGTGAYLTSRSERELYDAGLMRERKAVDYDESEAREVLALSLQVRGLPEDVAGRLAHLLAENKEGFVKALTRIGANLSEENLSNPWVAALTGFTATAVGAFVPIIPFFFLSGVPAIALAAVVSLSAHFAVGATRSLMTVRPWWRSGLELTAFGAVEGIITFSIGVVLGRLVGTH
- a CDS encoding L,D-transpeptidase — translated: MESRESRRKFIWYVAGGFASISTYAPSIWEQVSSPLASNLADGIQALKPGQYLWAPMVAPSGSVLAVISLTSQRVYVYRNGVLIGAATASTGKPGHQTPTGVFTVLQKQVHHKSNLYDSAPMPYMQRLTWSGVAMHAGNLPGYPASHGCIRMPLVFAKLLYGTTERGMTVVITDLDAVPRLAPTPDLLQSEAATKAEDAGGAIWEPQKSLSGPVSVILSAPDHRLVVLRNGILIGSAPVTIAGAVSETTAYSLSKVDPQGFHWLQLPLPGQSWEGNRELPASERARVTMPDAFRKALDGVLTPGVTLVVTADSLLASSTGKTLTVLESEP